From the Terriglobia bacterium genome, the window GGATACATTGTCCGTGCCCGCAGCAGTGAGGACCGCCGCCAGGTGCTGGTCTCCCTGCTCCCGCGCGGGGAACGCCTGCTTGAACATGTCGCCCGGTTGCGTTTCGAAGAGCTGCGCTCGTCCGGACTCATCCTGGTCAAGGCGCTCACGGCTCTGCTGGAGAGCAGTGGAAAAATACAGCGGGTGAAGAAACGCGCTCGAAAGCACAAAGTCAGCCGCTGATCGGCGGTCAATCCCCTCACACAATCCCGTTAGCATACCGGGCTCCTCAGGAACGGGCGAACAGGAAAAAGAGGTTGCTGCATACAGGATCAGCAGAAGCGTGCCGGACCATCAGTCCTGCCAGCGGCTCGCGAACAGAGCCAGCCCAAAAACCGGCAATCGCCTGAAAAACCAGGCTGCCAGCGCGAACATTTCTCATCACTCCTTTTTGCTGATGCGCATCAGCCACTTTTCCAGCTCCACGGCCCAAAAAACGGCGGCACAGGCGGTCACTGCGATACCCACATCTCGGGGGGAAAGCGATGTGGTCTTGAAGACCCCCTGCAAAAACGGCACGTAAACCAGGGCCAGTTGAAGCAGTACTGTCACAGTGATCGCGCCCAGCAAAGGCTTGTTTGAAAATAGGCCGATTCGGAACAGCGAGCTGCGTTCCGATCGAATCGCAAGAATATGCGCCATTTGCGACAGGGTCAGCGTGGTGAAAAGCATCGTCTGCCATTTTGCATCGTGCGCATGCCAATACCAGTAGCCTGTGCCCAGCGAAAGAAACGCCATCAGCAAGCCTACCCACATCACGTGCCGCCCCAGGCCACGCGCAAATATGCTCTCATTTGGGCGGTGAGGCGGCCGGCGCATCGTGCCGGATTCCGCGGGCTCCACTCCCAGCGCGAGTGCGGGCAGGCCGTCGGTCACCAGGTTCATCCACAGGATCTGCAGCGGCAGCAATGGCAACGGCATTCCGAGAAAGGGCGTGAGCAGCATGGTCCAGATCTCTCCGGAGTTGGTTGCCAGAATGTACCGGATGAATTTGCGGACGTTGTCATAAATGACTCGCCCTTCTTCTACCGCCGCAACGATCGTGGCGAAATTGTCATCCAGCAGAACCATGTCGGCGGCTTCTTTGGTGACGTCCGTGCCGCTCAGTCCCATGGCGACCCCAATGTCCGCTTTCTTGAGCGCCGGTGCGTCGTTCACTCCGTCTCCGGTCATCGCCACGATGTGGCCCAGCCGTTGCAGACTTTCAACGATCTTCAGTTTGTGCGCCGGAGAAACTCTTGCGTAGAGTGCCGCCGATTCAGCCGCGTGCTCCAATTCGCTAGCAGAAATGCTTTCCAGCTCCGCCCCTGTGAGACTTTTCCCATTCCCAAGGATGCTCAGCTGTCCGGCGATGTATTGCGCCGTCAGCGGGTGGTCTCCGGTGATCATCACTGCACGAATCCCCGCAGCCTTGCACGTGGACACTGCGGCCTTTGCCTCCGGCCTCGGCGGGTCAATCATGCCGATGATCCCAACATAGGTGAGCTTCCGCTCTGTCGTTTTCTCGTCGCCCGCGGCCGGCGCCGACTCCAAACAGCGAAATGCGACGCCGAGAACCCGCATGCCATTCCTCGCGAGATTCTCGTTCGCGGCTATAAGACGATCGCGCCATTCCGGTGTTAGCGGCTCCTTCTCTCCGTTGACCCACACTGTCGTGCACACCTGCAGAAGTGCCTCCACACCTCCCTTCGTAAACGCAAGATACGCAGGCTGCTCCCTTTCGACAGCGATCCTGATTTCTGCGGGAATCCTGGTGGAATCTGAAGGAACGCGGTGAACCGTGGTCATCCGCTTTCGTTCCGATGCAAAAGGGACCTCCGCTATGCGCGGTAATATCCGCTCCAAGTCCAGCTTCGATAATCCGAAACGCGCTGCAGCCACGAGCAATGCAACTTCGGTAGGATCACCCAGAGATGTCGGTGAATTACCTTCGCCTCCCGTGGACTGCATCATGGCGTCATTGCAGAGTGCGCTGCCGGCCAGCAGCAGGCCCAATCCAGATTGGGCGAAGCCCGCAACCTTGTTGTTTCCATCGCTGATTGGCAAAAGGGAAAGGTCCAGCTCGGCGCCAGCGGTTTGCAGAATTACGGCGGTCATCCGATTTTCAGTGAGCGTTCCTGTCTTGTCCGAGCAGATGACGGTTACCGATCCCAGCGTCTCAACCGCTGTCAGCCTGCGGATGAGCACTCTTCGCTTGAGCATCCGCTGTGTGCCCAGAGTCAAAGCGATGGTCACGACGGCAGGCAGTCCTTCGGGAACCGCGGCAACGCCGATGCTCACCGCAGTCAAAAACATGAGCTTCAGCCCCTCCCCGCGGAGCAACCCGAGGAGAAAGATCATCCCCACCAGCATCAGCGCGGTTGCCGCCAATCCCTTTCCGAGTTGCGCGAGACGCCGTTGCAGCGGGGTCGGTTCCCGCTCGACGCTCTGGATCATTCTGGCGATCCGTCCCAGTTCCGTACGCATGCCCGTCTCTGTGACCACCGCCTGTCCGCGCCCTGAGGTGATGAACGTGCCCATGTAGGCCATGTTCCGCCGGTCCCCTAACGGCAGGTCTGGCTCCTCGAGCGCCCCGGAAATCTTCCGGACCGGCTGTGACTCGCCGGTCAGCGTGGCCTCTTGCGCTTGGAGATCTGCGCTCTCGATCACGCGGCAATCGGCGGCCACTAGACTTCCGGCTTCAAGCAGAACGATATCCCCCGGCACTACATGAATGGCCGGGATCTCCCGGACTTCTCCTCCATTTCGCCGAGTCCTCACGGAAGGCACGGCCAGTTTTTTCAGCGCAGCCATGGCCTGTTCCGCGCGGTACTCCTGCGTGAAACCCAGGATGGTGTTAAGAACCACGATCACGATGATGGCGATGGCGTCCTTATAATCCGCGAGCAGCGCGGACACCGCGGCCGCGACGATTAGAATCACCACCATCAGCGCCGTCAGCTGTTCCCCCAAAATCAGCCACCAGCTCTTGATCCCGCTTCCCACCAGATCGTTGCTCCCGTGTTCCGCGAGCCGGCGCGCGGATTCCGCATCGTTCAGTCCCGCGGCTGGGTCGACTCCGAGCTCCTGCAACACTTTCTGGAAATCCAGTTGATGCCAGTTGATAGGCTCCGGTGACAGGCTGGATTCCCGCACTGCTTTGGGCGGGGCGTGCCTTTGCGCGTCAGTTGAATCCGATTTGTTGCGGGACGGCGGGATGGTTGCCATGGTCGTGACTGCCCAGCTGGGAACTGTTCTCAGGGTTACGCAAGAGGCCGCGAGAGGGTTGACGCATCGGTGGCGTATTCTCTAGGCCACATCACTGTTCCAGGCGGAGGAAGCTGCTGCCCGCGGTCCTGAAATCTGCGGGAATGATATGCGCTGGAATAACTTGAAACCCGCCGCTAGTTCTGCTGCTTGATTTGGATGGGGACTGTTTCCGATGATCGTGCGGGAAATCATGGTAAGCCCGGTGATCGCTGTTCGCGAGAACTGCCCTCTCGAGGATACCGCCAAGCTCGTGCTGGATCGGCAACATCGGCTGCCTCCCGGTCGTGAACGAGAAGGGCGACCTCTCCGGCATTGTGACAGATTCCGATTTCGTCGCCAAGGAGAAGGAGCTCCCTCGCTCTCGATTTCCCCGCCCGTATCTTAGTTTATCCACTTGCAGGTCGAGGATGAGACCGGCCGCTGCTGCCGGTTGTAAGCCGCGCAAATCTTCAACGCCTGGAAGGAGTCATCTCCCTCCCTAACGTCCTGGAGACCTACAGGAAGTCCGCCGAAGATTGATATCCACAAAGGGGTCCGTCTCCGCAGACGCTCCTGCCAGGTCTCCGGAGAGTTCGCCCTTTGTATTCTTTGATTCAGCCTGGCCCTGGCGGCTAGACTCTTGGGCGCGATAAGCGTCTAGTTCCAGAGGACAACGGTCCTCGACACGCAAAAACGAACGCGGGAGGCAGATTGCGCCAGATGATTTTCCGTTGCACTGAGCTGAAATACCGGTGCAGGACTTGGGCGAGATCGAACCTCCTCACCTGCCCGTTCTTCAGCTGCAAGCGGTGGAAATATTGATATTGGGTGAAGACGCCCGCATCGCCAAGAAGACTCCCGAGCGCACCCAGGAAGGCGCGCCTCTGCCAGTCGGTCATAAGACCCAAGGCCAGCGAGGAGACTACCGCGTCGACACGCTTGTACCCGCGGCGGTGTACCTCCTTCTGCAGCATCTCTGCACTGGCATTGATGACATCCAAGCGCGAGTCATGGACATTTGACTTCAGGTACCGGGAAAAACGGGAATTGATCTCGAAGGCAAGCAGAGTAGCGTCAAATGGAATCAGGTTGAGCAATGCTTGCGTCATAGCCCCGGTGCCGGGGCCTACTTCCACAACAACCCGCGCCTTCTCCAACGGAAGTGGTCCCAGCATGGCCTGAGTGAGGTAACGCGAGCTGGGAGCAACCGCGCCAACGGTGCGAAAGTCAGCCACAGCCTCCATGGCAAAAGTCGTCAGATCCATCTTCGTATGGCCATCCCGCCTGCACTGACCACAATATTGAATCAGCGTGAGTGAGAGTCTACATCACAATCGAGGTTGTGAAATTGGATTTGATGCGGCCTTCCGGGAAGGCACAGTGGCGCGTCCGGGAGGACGCGAACTTCCGACCCTCTGCCGAGTGGCGCTTTCTCCCACGCCGGTCGCTTTCCCCACGCCCGCATAGGCGCTATCGAGTGCAGAAGTTCCGGAGTGCCGCTTTAGGACTAGACCCAATTCGGGCCAACGCAGAGTGATTGAAAAAAGACCCACAAAGTAAAGTCTCCGTTTTGGCAATGGCTCTACCAGACGGTTGTTTTGTGGCGCTAATGTCTGTGTTATCAGCCTGATAGATGTGAACGCCTTTCCCGCCAGCAAAAAATGCTTGACATCATTTATCTTTCGGGTATAAACAGCACCATCCAAACGGTTGTTTGAATATGGAGCAGTGGTTTTTAGACGGGAGTTCCGCCGGTCCTTGGAAGTGGGGGGTACGGTCCTGTTTGGCACGGAAACTTTCCGAACACAGTTGGCTGTTCAGTTCTGCGGTCTTCCCTACAGGTGTACTCACTTGGGCTTTGCTATTGCTCCCTGTCTGGGCGGGGGCCAATTCGATCAGCGTGCAGATTCTTGATGCGTAAGAGGGGGGTATGCAAATGAGATTGAGTAAATCGTTCGCCGCAATGGTCCTTCCGGTTTTTGCGTGCTTCGTGATCCTATGCGGAGCAGCGCCATCTGCCCGAGGGCAGGGTTCCGTCACGACCGGCACGATCAGCGTGGACGTCACGGACCC encodes:
- a CDS encoding cation-translocating P-type ATPase, with amino-acid sequence MATIPPSRNKSDSTDAQRHAPPKAVRESSLSPEPINWHQLDFQKVLQELGVDPAAGLNDAESARRLAEHGSNDLVGSGIKSWWLILGEQLTALMVVILIVAAAVSALLADYKDAIAIIVIVVLNTILGFTQEYRAEQAMAALKKLAVPSVRTRRNGGEVREIPAIHVVPGDIVLLEAGSLVAADCRVIESADLQAQEATLTGESQPVRKISGALEEPDLPLGDRRNMAYMGTFITSGRGQAVVTETGMRTELGRIARMIQSVEREPTPLQRRLAQLGKGLAATALMLVGMIFLLGLLRGEGLKLMFLTAVSIGVAAVPEGLPAVVTIALTLGTQRMLKRRVLIRRLTAVETLGSVTVICSDKTGTLTENRMTAVILQTAGAELDLSLLPISDGNNKVAGFAQSGLGLLLAGSALCNDAMMQSTGGEGNSPTSLGDPTEVALLVAAARFGLSKLDLERILPRIAEVPFASERKRMTTVHRVPSDSTRIPAEIRIAVEREQPAYLAFTKGGVEALLQVCTTVWVNGEKEPLTPEWRDRLIAANENLARNGMRVLGVAFRCLESAPAAGDEKTTERKLTYVGIIGMIDPPRPEAKAAVSTCKAAGIRAVMITGDHPLTAQYIAGQLSILGNGKSLTGAELESISASELEHAAESAALYARVSPAHKLKIVESLQRLGHIVAMTGDGVNDAPALKKADIGVAMGLSGTDVTKEAADMVLLDDNFATIVAAVEEGRVIYDNVRKFIRYILATNSGEIWTMLLTPFLGMPLPLLPLQILWMNLVTDGLPALALGVEPAESGTMRRPPHRPNESIFARGLGRHVMWVGLLMAFLSLGTGYWYWHAHDAKWQTMLFTTLTLSQMAHILAIRSERSSLFRIGLFSNKPLLGAITVTVLLQLALVYVPFLQGVFKTTSLSPRDVGIAVTACAAVFWAVELEKWLMRISKKE
- a CDS encoding methyltransferase domain-containing protein, whose translation is MDLTTFAMEAVADFRTVGAVAPSSRYLTQAMLGPLPLEKARVVVEVGPGTGAMTQALLNLIPFDATLLAFEINSRFSRYLKSNVHDSRLDVINASAEMLQKEVHRRGYKRVDAVVSSLALGLMTDWQRRAFLGALGSLLGDAGVFTQYQYFHRLQLKNGQVRRFDLAQVLHRYFSSVQRKIIWRNLPPAFVFACRGPLSSGTRRLSRPRV